In Oceanococcus atlanticus, the genomic stretch AGCGCTGCTGGGCTGCGGGGTCCAGTGTGGTGGCCTGCTCGAAGGCCTCTTCGACGCGTTTCCAGAATTCCGGTGTCATATGTCTAGTAGCCGGAAAGGCGGCGCAGTATGCCCATCAGGCAGAGGCGCTTAGTGCGGTCTTGAGCCAGGCCCGGGCAAGCCTGAGTTCGCGGTCCAGGGTGCTGGACGACAGGCCGGTGACATCGCTCATCTCGCGAAAGCTCAGGCCGGCGAAGTATTGCAGCTCAATCAGCTCGGCCTTGCGTGGATCGAACGTGGCCAGCTGGGTCAGGGCCTGATCAATCGACAGCACATCATCGAACGAGGCGTCCTGGGCGGCCAGGTCGTCGTCCCAGGTCAGTGGTGCGATACCGCTGCCGCGCTTGGCCGCATTGCGTGACTCGGCGTGGTTGATCAGCAGGCGCCGCATCATGCGTGCACACAGGGCGTAGAAATGCGCCCGGTCCTGCCAGTCGACCTGCGCATCGACCAGCCGGGCAAAGGCTTCATGGACCAGCGCGGTGGGTTGCAGGGTATGACCGGCGTTCTCGCCCGACCAGGCGCGCCGGGCCAGGCGTTGCAGCTCGTCGTAGACCAGAGGCATCAGCCTGTCGCGCGCCTGAGAATCCCCGCCGCCCCATTGCTGAAGCAGCACAGTGATGCTTTCGCTGTCGGGCATGCTGTGGTCCTGGCGGCAGTGCGTTTGGGCGGTGCGGGGAGGGTGCGGGCAATGTAGCACAGGCGTCATAGGCGCAAGCGCGCGCTTTGGCCATAATGGGCGCCCCTTCATCCGAGCAAAAACCTATGGCCGGTGCCAGCCTGTTGACCCTGCTTGACGACATCGCAACGGTGCTTGATGACGTGGCGCTGATGACCAAGACCGCGGCCAAGCAGACTGCCGGGGTGCTCGGCGATGATCTGGCCCTGAATGCTCAGCAAGTGACCGGCGTGCGGGCCGAACGTGAGCTGCCGGTGGTCTGGGCGGTGGCCAAGGGCTCGTTCGTGAACAAGCTGATCTTAGTGCCTGCGGCACTGGCGATCAGCGCTTTTCTGCCCTGGCTCATCACGCCATTGCTGATGCTGGGAGGGGCCTTTCTGTGCTTTGAAGGCTTCGAAAAAGTCGCCCACAAGCTGCTGCATTCAGCCGATGACCAGGCCAAGGCCCATGCCGCCCTGAAAAAAGCGGTGGCTGATCCGGCGGTGGACATGCGTGCCTTCGAACGCAAGAAGATCCGGGGCGCGATTCGCACCGATTTCATACTTTCGGCAGAGATCGTGGTGATCAGCCTGGGCACCGTGGCGCAGGCGGATTTTGCCATGCAGGTTGCGGTGCTCAGCGTGATTGCCGTGCTCATTACGGTGGGGGTTTATGGCCTGGTCGCAAGCATCGTCAAGATCGATGACGTGGGCCTGCATTGGGTCGAGCAACAGGGCCGTGCCGGTTTGCAGGGCATGGGGCGTGGGCTGTTGTGGTTGGCGCCGCGCCTGATGAAGGCGTTGACCATCGTAGGCACTGCGGCGATGTTTCTGGTCGGCGGCGGCATCCTGGTGCATGGCGTGCAGGTGCTGCACCACTGGGCTGAAGGCGCCGCGCACGCCGCCGAGCTGGTGCCCGGCGTGGGCGTGGTGCTCAAGGTTTTGTCCGGCATGCTGTTCAATGCCGTGGTCGGCATTGTGTCCGGTGGACTGATTGTGGCTGTGGTCAAAGGCGCTGCGCGTTTGCGTGCGAGCGAGTGACTCAGTTCACATCGGCCTGGATCAGGCTGAGAATCTCGTAACCGTAAGCATCAAGCTTTTTCGCCCCGATGCCTTGCACATGCTGGAGCGCCTCGATGCTGTCGGGGCGGTCTGCGGCAATGGCGGCCAGGGTGGCATCGTGGAAAATCACGTAGGGCGGCACGCCCTGTTCCTCGGCGGTGTCCTTGCGCCACAGGCGTAAGCGTTCGAACAGATCCTGGTCCTCGGTCGAAACCAGCGTTTGTGCGGCGCTGGCCTTGCCGCGACTGCGTCGCCCGCCGGCGCTGGGTTCACGCAATTGCAGGCTGCGCTGACCGGTGAGGACGGCTTTGGCGTCGCCGCCCAGGCGCAGGCCGCCATAGCCGGACAGGTCAACCTCGAGCAGCCCCATTGCCACCAGTTGGCGAAACAGGCCGCTCCACTGGGTTTTGTTGTATTCCTGGCCACAACCGAAGGTTTTCAGCGCGTGATGGTCGAAGCGACGGACCTTTTCGTTGTCATCGCCGCGCAGCACATCAATCAGGTGTGCCACGCCAAAGCGCTGGCCGGTGCGGTAGACCGCCGACAGGGCTTTTTGAGCGGCCACCGTGGCATCGAAGGTTTTCGGAGGCTCGAGGCAGGTGTCGCAGTTGCCGCAGGGCTGGCTTTGCTCCTCGCCGAAGTAGCGCAACAGCGTTTGGCGGCGGCAGGTGGTGACTTCGCACAGGCCGAGCAGGGCGTCGAGCTTGCGGCGTTCCAGCATCATACGTTCGGCGGGGGTGTCGCCACCTTCGAGCATCTGCCGACGCCGCACCATGTCTTGCAGGCCGTACAGCATCAAGGTGTCGGCCGGAGCACCATCACGACCGGCGCGGCCGGTTTCCTGATAGTAGGCTTCGATCGACGAGGGCATGTCGAGGTGGGCGACAAAGCGGATATCCGGTTTGTCGATGCCCATGCCAAAGGCCACCGTTGCGACCATGACCAGGCCATCCTCCTTGAGGAAGCGCTGCTGATTGAAGCTGCGTGAATCAGCCGACAGGCCGGCATGGTAGGGCAGCGCGCGCACGCCCTGGGTGTTGAGCCACGCGGCCAGCGTATCCACGCCCTGGCGTGACAGGCAGTAGACAATTCCGGCCTGGCCTTCGTGGCCTTCCCGGATGAAGCGCAGGATCTGTTCGCGGCCACTGCGTTTTTCGGCGATGCGATAGCGCAGGTTGGGGCGATCGAAGCCACCGATAAAGCGTGGCGAGTCGCCCAGGCCCAGGCGTTCGCAAATTTCCTCTCGGGTGGGTTCGTCGGCGGTCGCCGTCAGGGCCAGGCGCGGGACCGACGGGAAAAGCTCGGTCAGGCGGGCAAGATCGCGGTACTCGGGGCGGAAATCGTGCCCCCATTGCGACACGCAGTGGGCTTCGTCGATGGCAAAAAGCGCCGGCTTGGCGCTTTGCAGCAGGTTCAGCGTGCGCTCCTGCAACAGGCGTTCCGGCGCGCAGTACAGCAGATCAATGTCGCCCTGCATCACCGCTTGCTCGATGTCCTGCTGCTCCTCCCGGCTGAGGCTGGAGTTCAGGCAGGCCGCGCTGACCCCGTTGGCACGCAGCGCGCTGACCTGATCCTGCATCAGCGCGATCAGCGGCGACACCACCACGGTGACGCCGGGCAGCAGCAGTGCCGGGACCTGATAGCACAGCGATTTACCGCCGCCGGTGGGCATGATGACCAGGGCGCTGTGGCCTTGGGTGACAGCCTCGATCACGGCCGCCTGCTCGCCGCGGAATTGCTCGTAGCCGAAAACTTGCTGGAGAACGGCTTGCGGATTGCGGTAGGCGGGGCGCGCGGGCATGCGGGACATCGGCGGGGTAAAACGGGCGCCTATCTTGCCTGAGCCTCCCGCCCTTGTGCGTGTGGCGTTAGATACCAACCGGTATGTATCTTGCGGTAGACTGGGCTTTTTCTCACCCCCACCAATCATGTTTTCTGCTCAAACCTGGGCGGACCTGCTGGTCCGGCTGCGCTATCCGCTGTTTGTCTTGGGGCTGGCTCTGGTCGTGGTCTGTGCGCTGGGCGCACAGCGTCTCGTTTTCGAGAACGACTACAAGGTTTTCTTCACCGACGATGATCCTCATCTGGTGGCCCACGAGGCCATGGAAGATGCCTACACCAAGAGCGACAGCATCTCGTTTCTGATTGGGGTGGAAGAGGGCGATCTGTTCACCCCGCAGCGCTTGCAGGCGATTGCCGATCTGACCGAGCGCATGTGGACCTTCCAGCGCGTTATCCGTGTGGACTCGGTCACCAACTTCCAGCACACCGAAGCGCAGGGCGACGATCTCACGGTCTACGCCCTGTTCGAAAATCCGCAGGCGCTGTCGGCGGCCGAGATCGCCCGGCGCAAGGCGGTGGCACTGAATGAAGTCACTCTGGTCAATGCTGTCATCGCAGCCGACGGTCGCGCCACGGTGGTCAATGCGCGGCTGGAGATGCCCACCGGCAGCAGTCTGGAGCGTGGTGAAGCCACCGCTTCGATCATGGCCGATGCGCGCGCTCTCAGGGACGAGTTCGTCGCCGAGCATCCGGATTTCGAAGTCCACCTGATGGGTGTGCCGGCAATCGATCAGGCCTTCAACGATTCCACCGTGCGCGACATGGAGACGCTGGTGCCGGCCATGTTCGCGGTGATGATCGTGGTCTCGGCCTTGCTGCTGCGTTCCTTGCTGGCGACCTTCGCCGTGGTGCTGGTCATCGTGACCACCTTGCCGGCGACCATCGGCTCGGTGGGCTGGCTGGGTTTTGCGCTCAACCAGATCAACGTGTCCTCGCCGGTCATCATCATGACCCTGTGCGTGTGCGACGCCATCCATATTCTGGTCAGCCATCTGCAATTGCAGCGTCAGGGCATGGAGGTCAAGGCGGCGCGGCGGCGTGCGCTGGAAATCAACATGCAACCGGTGTTTTTGACCAGCCTGACCACCGCGATCGGCTTCTTGTGCCTGAACTTCAGCGATTCCCCGCCGTTTCGTGAGCTGGGCACTTTTGTCGCCATCGGGGTGATGTTCGCCTGGCTACTGTCGCTGTGCCTGTTGCCACTGTTGATGGGCGGCATGCGGGTCAAGCCACGTGCCGAGGGCAAGGCCTCGCTGGCCAACCGCCTGGGTGACTGGGTGCTGGCGCATCGTGGCGTGCTGTTCTGGGGCGGTCTGGTGGTTGCGCTGTTCGTGATGGCCTGGGCGCCACGCAACCAGCTCAGCGACAGCACCTACCAGTATTTCGATCCGGGTGTGCCGATCCGCGATGCGGCCGAGTTCCTGGAGCAGCGCTTGACCGGCTTCGACACCATTGCCTTTTCGTTGCCGGCCGGTGAGTCCAACGGGGTCACCGATCCGGTCTACCTGAACCGTCTGGATGCCTTCACCCGCTGGGCCCTGGAGCAACCCAATGTGGTTCACGTCAACGCGTTCAGCGACGTGATGAAACGCCTCAACCGGGATATGCACGGTGGCGACCCCAACTGGTACCGCATTCCGGACGACCCGGAGCTGGCTGCCCAGTACCTGCTGCTGTACGAGTTCTCTCTGCCGTTCGGGTTGGACCTGAGCAATCAGCTCAATTTCGACAAATCCGCCACGCGGCTGTCCGTCACCCTGCGTCACGTCAAGGCCGATCGCATCGTCGAGTTCGAACAGCAGGCTCAGGCCTGGCTGCAACACAACGCACCGAGCATGGCCGCGCCGGGTTCCGGGGTGACGGTGATGTTCGCGCACATCGGCCAAAACAACATCCGCAGCATGCTCAGCGGCTCGCTGGTGGCCCTGATCAGCATCTCGCTGACCCTGATGATCGCGCTGCGCTCATGGCGCCTGGGCCTGCTCAGCCTCATTCCCAATGCGTTCCCGTCGCTGATTGCGTTCGGGCTGTGGGGCTTGTTGGTGCAGGAGGTCAACCTGGCCGTGGCGGCGATCTTCAGCATCTCGCTGGGTATCGTGGTCGACGACACCGTACATTTCCTGTCCAAGTATCTGCGCGCCCGGCAGGACCACGGGGATTCGGCCGAGGAAGCGGTGCGTTACGCCTACGGCACGGTGGGCACGGCCCTGTTGGTCACCACCACCATACTGGTGCTGGGCTTCTCGATACTTGGCCTGTCCGACTTCGTGGTCAACGAAATCACCGGCCTGCTCACCGCCCTGACGATCTCGATTGCGCTGGTCTACGATCTGCTGTTCCTGCCAACCGTGCTGCTGCGTCTGGATGGCTGGCTCAAGCTGCGCCGGGCCTGAGCGATGGCAGGCGCCATGTACAATCCGAATATCCACTGAAGCACAGAACATCTCATGAAATTTGAAGGCACCGAACGTTACGTCGCCACGGACGATCTCAAGCTGGCCGTCAATGCAGCCATGACGCTGGAGCGGCCGCTGCTGATCAAGGGCGAGCCGGGCACCGGCAAAACCATGCTGGCCGAAGAGGTTGCGCGCTCGATGGGCAAGCCGTTTTTCGAATGGCACATCAAATCCACGACCAAAGCGCAGCAGGGCCTGTACGAATACGATGCGGTGTCACGTCTGCGTGATTCCCAGCTCGGTGATGGTCGCGTGGGCGACATCAGCAACTACATCGTCAAGGGCAAGCTGTGGGAATGCTTCGAGCAGGAAGAGCAGCCGATTCTGCTGATCGACGAGATCGACAAAGCCGACATCGAGTTCCCCAATGACCTGCTGCGTGAACTCGACCGCATGGAGTTCTACGTTTACGAGACGCAGAAGACCATCCGGGCCAAGCACCGTCCGCTGATCATCATCACCTCGAACAATGAAAAAGAGCTGCCGGATGCGTTCCTGCGCCGCTGCTTCTTCCACTACATCAGCTTCCCCGACAAGGACACGATGGAGCAGATCGTGGCGGTGCATTTCCCGGACATCAAGAAAACCCTGCTCAAGGAAGCCATGGATGTGTTCTTCGGCCTGCGTGAGATTCAGGGGTTGAAGAAAAAACCGTCGACCTCGGAATTGCTCGACTGGCTCAAGCTGCTGCTGGCCGAGGACATTCCGCCGGAGGCGCTGCGTGACAAAGACGACAAGAAATCCTTGCCGCCGCTGTACGGCGCCCTGATCAAGAACGAGCAGGACGTGCACATGTTTGAGCGCCTGATCTTTCTGAACCGCCGCAACAGCTGATCATCATGGCCGACGCCCTGCAGCCCTACAGCCTCGCAATTCTGGCCGCCGGTCTGATGGCGGTACTGCTGTTTGCGCAAATCCTGATCGCCGACATCGCAGCGATCTGGGCCAAGACGCAGCCGGGCAAACCCCTGGACTACAACCCGGCCAGTTTTCACTTTCGCGCCAGCCGCAGTTTTCACAACACCAACGAAAGCATTGCGGTGTTCATCCTGTTGCTCGGGGTGTGCATTGCACTGGCCGCGCAGCCAGCGCTGGTCAACCTGATGGCCTGGGTTTATGTGGCCGGGCGCATCGGACACATGCTGACCTACTACCTGGGCTGGAATCTGGCGCGCACGCTGAGTTTCGTGGTGGCCTTGCTGGGGCTGCTGGGCCTGATTGCCGCCGGAGTGCTCGCATGCTGAACAATTTTTTCTATGCCCTGCGCGAGGCTGAGCTCAAGCCCAGCGTGACCGAATATCTGACCTTGCTGGAAGCCCTGCAGGCACGGGTCGCATTCTGTTCGATTGACGAGTTCTACTATCTGGCCCGCGCCACGCTGGTCAAGGACGAAACCAAGTTCGACAAGTTCGATCGGGTGTTCGGCGCGTACTTCCAGGGGGTGGAAGATGTGATGGGCGATCTGCTCAATGCGGCCATCCCCGAGGAATGGCTGGAGCAGATGAAACAGCTCAACCTGTCCGAGGAAGAGCTCAAGAAAATCCAGTCGCTGGGTGGTTTGGACAAGCTCATGGAGGAGTTCAAGAAACGCCTCGAAGAGCAGAAAGAGCGCCATGAAGGCGGCAACAAGTGGATCGGCACCGGCGGCACCTCACCGTTTGGCAACGGCGGCTTCAACCCGGAGGGTATCCGGGTCGGGGGCAAAGGTGGCAACCGCAGTGCGGTCAAGGTGTGGGACAAGCGCGAGTACGCCAATCTGGATGATTCGCTGGAGCTGGGCACGCGCAACATCAAGATTGCGCTGCGCCGTCTGCGCAAGTTTGCCCGCACCGGCGCCGAGGAGGTGCTCGACCTCGACGACACCATACGTTCCACAGCCCGCAATGCGGGGTACCTCGACATCAAGATGGTGCCGGAGCGCCACAACGCGGTGAAGGTGCTGCTGTTCTTCGATGTGGGTGGTTCGATGGATCCGCACGTGCGGGTCTGTGAGGAGTTGTTCTCGGCGGCCAGTTCCGAGTTCAAGCACATGGAGTACTTCTACTTCCACAATTTCATTTACGAAAATGTGTGGAAGGACAATCACCGCCGGCACAACGAAAAAACCTCGACCTGGGACCTGATCCACCGTTTCGGTGAGGATTACAAAGTGATCTTCGTCGGCGACGCGACCATGAGCCCGTATGAGATCACCTATCCGGGGGGCAGCGTCGAGCACTGGAACGAGGAGGCCGGCTCGACCTGGATGCAGCGCATCACCTCGCATTTCAACAAGGTGATCTGGCTGAACCCGGAACCCGAGCAACATTGGGATTACCACCCGTCGATACAGGTCGCACGTGAGCTGGTTGAGGAACGCATGTTCCCGATGACCTTGAACGGTCTGGAGCGCGGCATGAAGCAGCTGCTCTAAGCCCGGCCGATGTTAGTTAGCTCCCGGCTGACTGACGCCAGGCCTGCGGCGAGCAGCCGTTGGCACGTTTGAAGGCGCGGCGGAAGTTGGCGCCATCCTGATAGCCCAGCTGGGCGGCGATGGCCTCGACGCTGTCGCTGGTTTCTTGCAGGGCGTGGCACGCCCATTCGTTCAGGACCTGGTTGCGCAGCGCGCGGTAGCTGGCGCCGTCCTCGGCCAGCCGCCGATTGAGTGTGCGGGTCGACAGATTCAACTCTGCGGCAACCTGCTGGGCTGCGGGTAGCGGTGGTCTGTGAGAGCGCAGCTGGGTCAGTACATATTCCCGGTGGAGCTTGCGCTGTGTGCCGTTGAGCGCCTGCATCAGTTGCATGCAGCGGTTCTTGCTGCGCTCCCACTGGCTGAGGTCGTAGTAGGGCGATGCGACGTCACCCAGCGCCCGTGGCACATCGACGCCGGTTGCCGGCGCATCAAATTCGCAGGCGCTGTGAAAACGTTGCGGGTAAAGCGCGGCATAGTCCGGGCGCGGATACGCAAAGTAGTAGCGGCCCTGGGTGAAGGGACGGCCAAGCATCATTTCGATGGTGTTCTGCAGGGTCAGCACCATGACCTCATGCTGGATTCGGCGGACGGCATGCGGCAGTGCGATGTTCTCGTGTCCGCGAAAGCGCAGGACCTCACCAACCACGATGTCGAAGTTCATGTAGTCGGCCTGCAAGCGACCGTAGTCCACGAAGCTGCGCAGGGTCAGCAGCAGGTTCGGGGCGGTCAGTGCAGCAATGCCACCCTCGCCCAGGGCGAGCAGATTGGCGTGGCGGCCAAAGCGCAGGCCCAGCGCCGGGTCGGCGCTCAAGCGCAGCGCGTTGCCGAGCAGGGTGTTGAACTCGGCCAGTGGCAGCTGCTGATGGTGCTGGATAGCCGCCTCGGTTTGCTGGGTGCCGGCAAGCAGGGCCGGCCACTGCGCCGGTGCCGGGCGCAGCTCACGGACGATCAGTCGGGCGAAATGAGTGGAGACAAAATACATACAAGTGCGCGGTGATTGGCGTGAAATGACACCCTGTTGGCGAGCCTAACACTTCACCGCGTCGCCCGGCTGGCCCAAGCTGAAGCGGTTTTCTTGTGGATGGGTAGCATGCAGATCATCACCAACACCCCCTTGCGTCAGGTTCCGGCCGATTATTGCCCGCCCGGCAGCGCGCGCTGGTTCGAACTGAGCGAAGGCCATGACGCTGGCAAGAGCATGTTCTATTACGACTATCTCAGCGGTCAGGGCGAGCCGGAGCTGACCGTGCTCATGGTCCACGGCAATCCGGAGTGCTCCTACACCTACCGGCATATCCGTGATGCGCTGGTGGGTAGCGGGCGCTGCGTGCGTATCGTGGTCATGGATCACATCGGTTTCGGCTTGTCGGATCAGGCCGATTTCGAAATGGTGGACATGCACCATGCGGCCAATCTGCTGCAGCTGGTGCGGCATCTTGATCTGCACGACGTCAGTCTGGTGGTGCATGACTGGGGTGGCCCCATCGGGATCGGTGCCCTGATTGAAGATGAGTGGCGGGTGCGTCACCTTGCGGTGCTCAACACCACGATCTTCCCGATGCCGTCCACTGGCATCACCTACACCAACTTTCCGATGCGCTGGCTGCCCTGGGCGAGTACGGCCTATGTGATCCCCGATGCCCTGTGGGGTGGTGTGGCCGGCTATGTGGTTTCGCATGCCGAGCCCCAGAGCAGCGGACGTTTCCTGCTCAACACTGCCGCTTACCTGCTGCGTCACGCCACCCGCCGCATTGCGCCCGGCACGCCCGAGCATGTGTGGGCCGAAGGCTTGCGCTCCAAGGCCAATGCGCGCAGTTCCAAGCGCAACGTCAAGCAGACGCCGCGCTGGGGGCATGGCTACCGCTATCACGACGGGCGCCACGGCGTGCAGGACAACCATGCGTTTTACCAGCGCATGCAGGCTGGCGTTGCCAAGGCCTGGGGCGAGCACGGGCGCAAGCTGCCGGCATGTGGCTTTTTCGGTCAGTGGGATGCTTGCGGCAAGGACGAAGTGATCGCGCAGTGGCAGCAGGCCTTGCCGAGCTTGCGCCGCGCGACCTGGCGCTACCCGCAGGTCGGCCACTTCATCGAAGAGCACAAAGGCCCCGAGATTGCCGAGGCCCTGCTGATGCTGGCTGATCAGGCTTAGCGCAGCACAAAAAAACCGGCTCCGGAGAATATCCGGAGCCGGCGGGTTTCTGCGCCCGGGGGGAGGGGCCTGCGAGGATCAGGCCTTGGGGATGGACGCAGAAGGGGGCTCAGAACATCAGGTTGAGACCCAATGAAGCCATGTCGACGTCAGCACGGTCGATCTCGTAGCGCTCATATTCCAGGCGCAAATCCAGATTGCTGGCCACGCCGATGCGTGTGCCGACACCGTAGAAGGTGTCGTCGCCATCACGGCTGTCGCCGGTGAAATTGGTGAAGCGGGTCTTGCGGTCCCAGAACAACTGGCCGAGCTTGCCGTAGACCGAGAAATTGGGCGTGAACGGAATGCCTGCGGTCATCGCGACCTGCAGACCATCCGAGTCGAAGCGCGCGCCGTTGTGGTCCACTTCACCAAACTCGACATAGCCGGCCTCGAAGCCCAGCACGTCGTTGGGGCGCACCCCGACATAGGCCTTCCAGCTGCCGCGTTCATCTTCGAATTCGTCGCTTGAGTTGGGAAATTCTTCCTGCTCGAAGCGGTAATAACCCAGGTTACCACCCAGATAGGCTTCCGGCGTGGCAGCCAGCGTGGTCACCGGTACGGCCCCCAGCGTCGCGGCGGTGGCCAGGCAGGTCAGCGTTTTTTTCATGGTCGGCTCCTGTGAGTGAGAGTTGCCAAGCTAGGGGGCAGAAATCGGGCCAACTTTTAAAAGCCAATATAAATCAATAACTTAATTTGATTTCGGGGAGGCTGACCTGCGGTCGGGGCGGCTGTGCGCGCAAACCTGTGGCGAATTGGCGACAGGCGTGCTGCGGATCTTCGCGTCGGGAGGCGTCGTGCTGCGGATTTGCCCTGCGCGGCGGGGTGTCCGCGATTGGCGACACGCGCGAATCAGGCGCCGCGCAGGCTGTCGCGCAGTGGCGCCCAGTCACGGATCAGGTCGTTCAATGACCAGGCCGCATTGGCCGGGCTGGTGGAGGGCAGACGCTGGCTGTTCCGCGTAGTCAGATGGCTGAAATGGCGATGAAAGCAGGTCTGGGCGGCGGCCCCGTTGAAATACACGCGGGTTATTCCGGGGTGCTCATTGAGTAAGCGGTCGATGCGGTTGGGGATCTCGCTGTCGCTGCGAATGTCGGCGTCGGCGCTGCCGGGGCGGATGCAACGGGCGAGGACATCCCACAGCGCGATGTCCTGGTTCAGCAGGTGCTGGACGCGCTGTGCATAGGGGGCTTGTGCGTCGCCATCAAACAGGGCGGCGATCAGTGGCCAAAAGCGATTGCGTGGATGGCCGTAATAGGCCTGTTGCTTGAGCGACTGCACGCTCGGCATCGAGCCCAGTACCAGCACCCTTGGGCGCGGGGGCAGGAGCGGGGCGAAGGATTCAATGGGGGCTGGCGCTGGAGTGCTCACCACGGCTTTGCCACAATGTCCGGATTCATTCAGCGTTGCGGATCAACACGATGCATCAATCCATGGGGGTTCACGCCCGGGCCTTTTTCATTGCCATGTGCGTGGAGCTTGGATTGTACGCGGTGTATCTTCTGTGGGGGCTGTCTGGCGGCCGTGACGTGCTCCCGATGCTTGGTCGTATCGCGTTGATATTCATCGGTATTCGAGCGCTGCTGGTGGCCGCGAACTTTGTTCAGACCTGGCTCGCGCGCTCGCCTGCAGCGCCGCAGCACCGGCTCAATCTGTTCACCGCCGCGCGTTTGTTCTGCAACGAGCTGTATGCGGCGATACGCACCTACCCGTTCTACTTTGCGCTGGAGGCCTGGTTGGTGCCGAACGCGCCGCCAGCGGATTTGCCGCACCGTGGCCCTCCGATCGTGCTGGTCCCCGGGTTTCTGTGCAATCGTGGTTACTACGGGGCTTTTCGTCGCTTCCTGCGCCAGCACGGCTACGGCAATGTCTGGGCCGTCACCCTTCAGCCGGTGTTCGGCAGCATCGACGACAATGCCCACGCGCTTGATCGGCACATCGAGCAGATTTGCGCCGCCACCGGTGCCGACAAGGTGGTCGTGATCGGTCACAGCATGGGCGGCGTGGTGATCCGGGCCTATCTGGACAAGTTCGGTGGCGCCAGACGCGTCGCTCGCGCCATCAGCCTGGGTTCACCCTTTGGTGGCACGGTACTGGCCAAGGGGCCGTCGGGTCTGGGTGAGAACCTGCGCCAGATGAGTTTGGGCAGTGACTGGCTGAAGGAATTGTCGGCTTTCGAAGACCAGCCTTGCCCGGTGCCCTTCACCGCGATCTGGTCGCCGCATGACAGCATCGTGGCGCCGCAGCTCGGCAGCCGCGTGTCCGACGCCTATGGGCAAAGTATCGCCCTGCCGGGTGTCGGGCATATGGAGATGGTGGTGTCACGCCCCGTTATGCGCGAGGTGTTGGCGGTACTGGACAACTCATGCGGCTGATAATGCGCCGTCTTGCGTTGGCTGGGTTGCTTGTGCTGTTTTTGGCGCTGGCACTGATTGCTGCTGCGAATGGTCTGGTGGTCTGGGGTTCCGGGGGAATATCTCATCAGACTGACGAGCTCGCCCCGGTTGATGTCGCCCTGGTGCTAGGCACCAGTCAATGGTCGGTTGAAGGTCACCCCAACCGGCATTTCGCTGGGCGTATGGATGCGGCGGCGGCGCTGTACCACGCCGGCACGGTTCGGCACATTCTGGCCA encodes the following:
- a CDS encoding ECF-type sigma factor is translated as MPDSESITVLLQQWGGGDSQARDRLMPLVYDELQRLARRAWSGENAGHTLQPTALVHEAFARLVDAQVDWQDRAHFYALCARMMRRLLINHAESRNAAKRGSGIAPLTWDDDLAAQDASFDDVLSIDQALTQLATFDPRKAELIELQYFAGLSFREMSDVTGLSSSTLDRELRLARAWLKTALSASA
- a CDS encoding DUF808 domain-containing protein; this encodes MAGASLLTLLDDIATVLDDVALMTKTAAKQTAGVLGDDLALNAQQVTGVRAERELPVVWAVAKGSFVNKLILVPAALAISAFLPWLITPLLMLGGAFLCFEGFEKVAHKLLHSADDQAKAHAALKKAVADPAVDMRAFERKKIRGAIRTDFILSAEIVVISLGTVAQADFAMQVAVLSVIAVLITVGVYGLVASIVKIDDVGLHWVEQQGRAGLQGMGRGLLWLAPRLMKALTIVGTAAMFLVGGGILVHGVQVLHHWAEGAAHAAELVPGVGVVLKVLSGMLFNAVVGIVSGGLIVAVVKGAARLRASE
- the recQ gene encoding DNA helicase RecQ, which translates into the protein MPARPAYRNPQAVLQQVFGYEQFRGEQAAVIEAVTQGHSALVIMPTGGGKSLCYQVPALLLPGVTVVVSPLIALMQDQVSALRANGVSAACLNSSLSREEQQDIEQAVMQGDIDLLYCAPERLLQERTLNLLQSAKPALFAIDEAHCVSQWGHDFRPEYRDLARLTELFPSVPRLALTATADEPTREEICERLGLGDSPRFIGGFDRPNLRYRIAEKRSGREQILRFIREGHEGQAGIVYCLSRQGVDTLAAWLNTQGVRALPYHAGLSADSRSFNQQRFLKEDGLVMVATVAFGMGIDKPDIRFVAHLDMPSSIEAYYQETGRAGRDGAPADTLMLYGLQDMVRRRQMLEGGDTPAERMMLERRKLDALLGLCEVTTCRRQTLLRYFGEEQSQPCGNCDTCLEPPKTFDATVAAQKALSAVYRTGQRFGVAHLIDVLRGDDNEKVRRFDHHALKTFGCGQEYNKTQWSGLFRQLVAMGLLEVDLSGYGGLRLGGDAKAVLTGQRSLQLREPSAGGRRSRGKASAAQTLVSTEDQDLFERLRLWRKDTAEEQGVPPYVIFHDATLAAIAADRPDSIEALQHVQGIGAKKLDAYGYEILSLIQADVN
- a CDS encoding efflux RND transporter permease subunit, translating into MFSAQTWADLLVRLRYPLFVLGLALVVVCALGAQRLVFENDYKVFFTDDDPHLVAHEAMEDAYTKSDSISFLIGVEEGDLFTPQRLQAIADLTERMWTFQRVIRVDSVTNFQHTEAQGDDLTVYALFENPQALSAAEIARRKAVALNEVTLVNAVIAADGRATVVNARLEMPTGSSLERGEATASIMADARALRDEFVAEHPDFEVHLMGVPAIDQAFNDSTVRDMETLVPAMFAVMIVVSALLLRSLLATFAVVLVIVTTLPATIGSVGWLGFALNQINVSSPVIIMTLCVCDAIHILVSHLQLQRQGMEVKAARRRALEINMQPVFLTSLTTAIGFLCLNFSDSPPFRELGTFVAIGVMFAWLLSLCLLPLLMGGMRVKPRAEGKASLANRLGDWVLAHRGVLFWGGLVVALFVMAWAPRNQLSDSTYQYFDPGVPIRDAAEFLEQRLTGFDTIAFSLPAGESNGVTDPVYLNRLDAFTRWALEQPNVVHVNAFSDVMKRLNRDMHGGDPNWYRIPDDPELAAQYLLLYEFSLPFGLDLSNQLNFDKSATRLSVTLRHVKADRIVEFEQQAQAWLQHNAPSMAAPGSGVTVMFAHIGQNNIRSMLSGSLVALISISLTLMIALRSWRLGLLSLIPNAFPSLIAFGLWGLLVQEVNLAVAAIFSISLGIVVDDTVHFLSKYLRARQDHGDSAEEAVRYAYGTVGTALLVTTTILVLGFSILGLSDFVVNEITGLLTALTISIALVYDLLFLPTVLLRLDGWLKLRRA
- a CDS encoding AAA family ATPase, which codes for MKFEGTERYVATDDLKLAVNAAMTLERPLLIKGEPGTGKTMLAEEVARSMGKPFFEWHIKSTTKAQQGLYEYDAVSRLRDSQLGDGRVGDISNYIVKGKLWECFEQEEQPILLIDEIDKADIEFPNDLLRELDRMEFYVYETQKTIRAKHRPLIIITSNNEKELPDAFLRRCFFHYISFPDKDTMEQIVAVHFPDIKKTLLKEAMDVFFGLREIQGLKKKPSTSELLDWLKLLLAEDIPPEALRDKDDKKSLPPLYGALIKNEQDVHMFERLIFLNRRNS
- a CDS encoding MAPEG family protein, whose product is MADALQPYSLAILAAGLMAVLLFAQILIADIAAIWAKTQPGKPLDYNPASFHFRASRSFHNTNESIAVFILLLGVCIALAAQPALVNLMAWVYVAGRIGHMLTYYLGWNLARTLSFVVALLGLLGLIAAGVLAC